A part of Desulfomicrobium escambiense DSM 10707 genomic DNA contains:
- a CDS encoding TolC family outer membrane protein, which translates to MLLTGAAAYAEDQITVQKSVIDTLRYAPRLEMIKQNRQAVGHDLEKSKGRWYPKIDVRGGYGADSFHDGISNNNNDRSEDWRERSELGGYLTQRLYDGGEASSQIRLDESRLESLQYRVFDNAESLALDAIIAALEVYRQRELLFLAEENVKAHKDILASLKEREKAGAGSVADVTQTQARMSMAQASLEKTHTNLRDALSEFQRLTGYLPGQIEMTPYPADKLPATLEDMTALAKASNPKISAGTQDVTSEQERVNVAKSNYHPYVYAELSSQYSDGVQDSEDWERTDAAMVRFNWNLFNGGSDVAATKAAKARKRQSQADLEDLTLAVEDETKVTWAQFNSAQKEVVEYNEAVKQNRATKEVYLEQFGVAQRSLLDVLDSENEVFQSSNQLVTSSVNEHIAAYKLMALSGSLIKNLGVDPELYKSAARNQEE; encoded by the coding sequence ATGTTATTGACTGGTGCCGCAGCGTACGCCGAGGATCAGATCACCGTGCAAAAAAGCGTGATCGATACTCTGCGCTATGCTCCCCGTCTTGAAATGATCAAACAGAACCGTCAGGCCGTGGGCCATGATCTGGAAAAATCCAAGGGCCGCTGGTACCCCAAAATCGACGTGCGCGGCGGGTATGGCGCCGATTCCTTCCATGACGGCATTTCCAACAACAACAACGACAGATCCGAAGATTGGCGGGAACGCTCCGAACTGGGCGGCTACCTGACCCAGCGCCTCTATGACGGCGGCGAGGCCTCGAGTCAGATCCGCTTGGACGAATCCCGTCTTGAATCACTGCAGTACAGGGTCTTCGACAACGCCGAATCCCTGGCCCTGGACGCCATCATCGCCGCCCTGGAAGTCTACCGGCAGCGCGAGTTGCTCTTCCTGGCCGAAGAGAACGTCAAAGCCCACAAGGACATCCTGGCGTCCCTCAAGGAACGTGAAAAGGCCGGCGCCGGCAGCGTGGCCGACGTGACCCAGACCCAGGCCCGCATGTCCATGGCCCAGGCCTCCCTGGAAAAGACCCACACCAACCTGCGAGACGCCCTGTCCGAATTCCAGCGCCTGACCGGCTACCTGCCCGGCCAGATCGAAATGACTCCGTACCCGGCCGACAAGTTGCCCGCCACCCTCGAAGACATGACCGCCCTGGCCAAGGCAAGCAACCCCAAGATCAGCGCCGGCACCCAGGACGTGACCTCGGAGCAGGAGCGCGTCAACGTGGCCAAGTCCAACTACCACCCCTATGTCTATGCCGAACTGTCCTCGCAGTACTCCGACGGCGTGCAGGACTCCGAGGACTGGGAGCGCACGGACGCGGCCATGGTCCGCTTCAACTGGAACCTGTTCAACGGCGGTTCCGACGTGGCCGCGACCAAGGCTGCCAAGGCCCGCAAGCGTCAGAGCCAGGCCGACCTGGAAGATCTGACCCTGGCCGTCGAGGACGAGACCAAGGTCACTTGGGCGCAGTTCAACTCGGCCCAGAAGGAAGTGGTGGAATACAACGAGGCCGTGAAGCAGAACCGCGCCACCAAGGAAGTCTACCTCGAACAGTTCGGCGTGGCCCAGCGCAGCCTGCTGGACGTGCTGGATTCCGAGAACGAAGTCTTCCAGTCCTCCAACCAACTGGTGACCTCCTCGGTGAACGAGCACATCGCGGCCTACAAGCTCATGGCCCTGTCCGGCTCCCTCATCAAGAATCTGGGCGTGGACCCCGAGCTGTACAAGAGCGCGGCCCGGAACCAGGAAGAATAG